The Actinomycetota bacterium genome contains a region encoding:
- the aspS gene encoding aspartate--tRNA ligase has translation MESLAKYATRTHACGVLKKDDVGAAVVLAGWAQTRRDHGGLIFLDIRDRSGVVQVVIDPSMACAFEEARKVRSEYVVSVNGKVRVRPEGTINPGLATGEVEVEADNIEILNKSKTPPFEIDSDAPSDESLRLRYRYVDLRRSEMQDNLIMRHNIVKTVRNYLDENGFIEVETPMLTKSTPEGARDFLVPSRMQPHHFYALPQSPQLFKQVLMVAGIERYFQFARAFRDEDLRADRQPEHTQIDMEMSFMDVEGVIALIEGMLKEVFSLIGVDIGEPIMRMPFDEAIAKYGSDKPDLRFGMEIRDVSDIAGGVDFKVFADAVKNGGAVRGICAPGCATYSRGQIEELTEYAVEHGAKGLAWVAIEAEGNIRSPIAKFFSEEQLESILTRLHAKPGDLCMFAADTPVKASTVLGALRLRLGSELGLIDPDDFKFMWLVDCPLFEWDETNGRLSSNHHPFTMPKKEHIPLLDSEPLKVHSYAYDIIINGVEVGGGSLRIYDEELQEKIFGLLGLDIEDAREKFGFLLEAFQYGAPPHGGLAIGLDRLVATLMKKKTIREVIAFPKTQTGSCLMTGAPDTVTDPQLRELHIKLN, from the coding sequence ATGGAGAGTCTGGCAAAGTATGCGACGAGGACGCACGCGTGCGGCGTTCTTAAGAAAGACGATGTCGGGGCGGCTGTCGTGCTGGCCGGTTGGGCACAGACGAGGCGCGACCACGGAGGGCTGATATTTCTCGACATACGCGACCGCTCGGGGGTTGTCCAGGTCGTCATCGACCCGAGCATGGCATGCGCGTTTGAAGAAGCGCGGAAGGTACGGAGCGAGTATGTCGTGTCGGTCAACGGCAAGGTGCGGGTGAGACCCGAGGGGACGATAAACCCGGGGCTCGCGACCGGAGAGGTTGAGGTCGAGGCCGACAATATCGAAATCCTCAATAAATCGAAGACGCCTCCGTTTGAAATCGACAGCGACGCGCCGAGCGATGAAAGCTTGCGCCTACGCTATCGCTACGTGGATTTGCGCCGCTCGGAGATGCAGGACAACCTCATCATGCGCCACAACATAGTCAAAACCGTCCGCAATTACCTCGATGAGAACGGCTTTATCGAGGTGGAGACACCCATGCTCACCAAGAGCACACCGGAGGGCGCACGCGACTTCCTTGTGCCGAGCCGTATGCAACCGCACCATTTCTACGCGTTGCCGCAGTCGCCGCAGCTCTTCAAACAGGTGCTCATGGTAGCCGGTATCGAGCGCTACTTCCAGTTCGCCCGCGCTTTTCGCGACGAGGATCTGCGCGCCGATAGGCAGCCCGAGCACACCCAAATCGATATGGAGATGTCGTTTATGGACGTCGAAGGCGTCATCGCGCTAATCGAGGGCATGCTAAAAGAGGTCTTCTCGCTGATCGGCGTCGATATCGGCGAGCCCATCATGCGGATGCCCTTCGACGAGGCCATCGCCAAATACGGCAGCGACAAGCCCGACTTGCGCTTCGGGATGGAGATACGGGATGTCAGCGATATAGCGGGCGGCGTCGATTTCAAGGTCTTCGCCGACGCGGTCAAGAACGGCGGGGCGGTGCGCGGCATCTGCGCGCCGGGCTGCGCGACTTATTCACGCGGCCAAATCGAGGAATTGACCGAATACGCGGTCGAGCACGGGGCGAAAGGCTTGGCCTGGGTCGCTATCGAGGCCGAGGGGAACATCCGCTCACCGATTGCGAAGTTCTTCTCCGAAGAGCAGCTCGAATCGATTCTAACGCGCCTCCACGCCAAGCCCGGCGACCTCTGCATGTTCGCCGCGGACACGCCGGTCAAAGCCTCGACGGTCCTCGGGGCGCTCAGGCTGCGCTTAGGCAGCGAACTCGGTTTGATCGACCCCGATGATTTCAAATTCATGTGGCTGGTCGATTGTCCGCTCTTCGAGTGGGACGAGACGAACGGGCGACTAAGCTCGAACCACCACCCGTTTACGATGCCGAAAAAAGAGCACATTCCGCTCCTCGATTCCGAGCCGCTAAAGGTCCACTCTTACGCTTATGATATTATTATCAACGGCGTCGAGGTGGGAGGAGGAAGCCTTAGAATCTACGACGAGGAGTTGCAGGAGAAGATATTCGGCCTGCTCGGACTAGATATCGAAGACGCGCGCGAGAAGTTCGGGTTCTTGCTGGAGGCGTTCCAATACGGCGCGCCGCCCCATGGCGGCCTGGCGATAGGCCTCGATAGGCTGGTGGCGACGCTGATGAAGAAGAAGACCATTCGAGAGGTCATCGCTTTCCCGAAGACGCAGACGGGCTCGTGCCTCATGACGGGCGCGCCCGACACCGTTACCGACCCGCAGCTCAGGGAATTGCACATCAAGCTAAATTAG
- a CDS encoding histidine--tRNA ligase has product MDARPTLSFKEAKSLQFKVPKGTTDIVPDVAVKWQYLERKAVELFEKYGYKPIITPIFEHTEVFTRGIGSSTDIVQKEMYTFEDKGKRSLTLRPEGTAPVIRSYVEQNMNQLPQPVKLYYTGPMFRYERPQAGRFRQFWQIGVEAIGSDDPALDAESILLLVNYFKAVGLKELTLYINSMGCENDRPQYIETLKAYAEAKRESLCNDCVKRVDLNPLRLFDCKNETCQAVMSDAPKLIDHLCESCRNHFDEVKHYLEMQCVNYVIKPELVRGLDYYTKTTFEIVSPLLGAQNAIGGGGRYNKLVEEFGGPSTPGIGFALGTERLALAVEKEGAFDVDENTTEVFIAVADPAAKHAAVNILYELRANDISADIDYMDRSLKAQLKAANRRGVRYFVFLGSRELEAGAVVVKDMEDGAQVEVKLNELVEHLTGLVGAAN; this is encoded by the coding sequence ATGGACGCGCGCCCGACATTGTCTTTTAAGGAGGCAAAGAGCTTGCAATTTAAAGTACCGAAAGGGACAACCGACATCGTTCCCGATGTAGCCGTAAAATGGCAATATCTTGAGCGCAAAGCGGTCGAGTTGTTCGAGAAGTACGGATACAAACCAATAATCACGCCGATTTTTGAGCATACCGAAGTCTTTACGCGCGGCATAGGCTCGTCGACCGATATCGTTCAAAAAGAGATGTATACCTTCGAGGACAAGGGCAAACGGAGTCTCACGCTGCGCCCCGAGGGGACGGCCCCGGTCATACGGTCGTATGTCGAGCAAAATATGAACCAGCTCCCGCAGCCGGTCAAGCTCTATTACACCGGACCGATGTTTCGCTATGAACGCCCGCAAGCAGGGCGGTTTCGCCAGTTTTGGCAGATAGGCGTCGAAGCTATCGGCTCCGACGACCCGGCACTCGATGCCGAGTCGATTCTGCTTCTTGTAAACTACTTCAAAGCGGTAGGGCTGAAAGAGCTGACACTCTATATCAATAGCATGGGCTGCGAAAACGACCGCCCGCAATATATCGAGACGCTCAAGGCATACGCTGAAGCGAAGCGCGAAAGTCTCTGCAACGACTGTGTAAAACGCGTCGACCTCAACCCGTTGCGCCTCTTCGATTGCAAGAACGAGACATGCCAAGCAGTTATGTCGGATGCGCCGAAATTAATCGACCATCTCTGCGAAAGCTGCCGCAACCACTTCGACGAGGTAAAACACTATCTTGAGATGCAATGCGTCAACTACGTAATCAAACCCGAGCTGGTGCGCGGCCTAGATTATTACACCAAAACGACCTTCGAAATCGTTAGCCCGCTGCTCGGAGCGCAGAACGCGATAGGCGGGGGCGGCAGATATAACAAGCTCGTCGAGGAGTTCGGCGGTCCGTCGACACCGGGAATCGGTTTCGCGCTCGGCACCGAGCGGCTCGCGCTCGCCGTCGAAAAAGAGGGCGCCTTCGATGTTGACGAAAATACGACCGAGGTCTTTATAGCGGTGGCCGACCCGGCGGCGAAACACGCCGCGGTCAACATACTATATGAACTCCGGGCAAACGATATAAGCGCGGATATCGACTATATGGACAGAAGCCTCAAAGCCCAGCTCAAGGCGGCAAATCGCCGGGGCGTCAGGTATTTTGTTTTTCTAGGCTCGCGCGAGCTTGAGGCGGGCGCCGTTGTGGTAAAGGATATGGAGGACGGCGCGCAGGTAGAGGTAAAACTAAACGAACTGGTCGAACACCTCACCGGCCTCGTCGGCGCAGCCAATTAA
- a CDS encoding MBL fold metallo-hydrolase: protein MYLETLVVGDIDANCYIVAAESGGETIVIDPGGNAQMILDTIAAQDLTVKYIILTHAHWDHYAAAAELARETGARIGIHALDRDAITDPKLSLAYIFGDVVNVDPATVIELDDGQRIKFGDHEAEVLHTPGHSPGSITIRVDDHLFTGDLLFQRSIGRTDFPGGSHEGLLKSVRERIFIYPDQVKVYPGHGPATSVGAEKRENPYFD, encoded by the coding sequence ATGTATCTTGAGACACTTGTTGTAGGCGATATCGACGCGAATTGCTATATAGTGGCGGCGGAATCGGGAGGAGAGACGATTGTCATAGACCCCGGCGGCAACGCCCAGATGATTCTCGACACGATTGCCGCGCAGGACCTGACCGTAAAATATATCATCCTCACCCATGCCCACTGGGACCACTATGCGGCGGCCGCGGAACTAGCCCGCGAGACCGGTGCGCGGATTGGAATACACGCGCTCGACCGGGACGCGATAACCGACCCGAAACTTAGCCTTGCTTATATCTTCGGAGACGTCGTAAATGTCGACCCGGCGACCGTGATCGAACTCGATGACGGTCAACGCATCAAATTCGGAGACCACGAGGCCGAAGTGTTGCACACACCGGGTCACAGCCCGGGGAGCATCACCATACGCGTCGACGACCACCTTTTCACCGGGGACCTCTTGTTTCAGCGCTCAATCGGCAGGACGGACTTTCCTGGCGGTTCGCATGAAGGACTGTTAAAATCTGTGAGGGAGCGGATTTTTATCTATCCCGACCAAGTCAAGGTCTATCCCGGACACGGCCCGGCGACGAGTGTCGGCGCCGAAAAACGAGAGAACCCGTATTTCGATTGA
- a CDS encoding bifunctional (p)ppGpp synthetase/guanosine-3',5'-bis(diphosphate) 3'-pyrophosphohydrolase, protein MARIRSLINKVKRYNPGADIDAIRKAYNLARKLHVDQYRKSGEDFVSHPVEVADILADLGMDTTTILAALLHDVVEDTSISLDDLRDEVSEDVVALIDGVTKLGKIEFRSREEEQAENLRKMFIAMAKDIRVIIIKLADRLHNMRTIRHLDLPKQQLKAEETLEIYAPLAHRLGIMSLKWELEDLSFQALETKMYDKIQNMVAERRSEREEYLRNVIKALDRELKAVHIEAEISGRPKHFYSIYEKMVKKGRDFSEIYDLSAVRVLVDSIKDCYGALGIIHAMWKPVPGRFKDFVAMPKFNMYQSLHTTVVGPMGKPLEIQIRTYQMHRTAEYGIAAHWHYKEGGKEDKFDERLIWLRQMLEWQSELNDPRDFMESLKIDLFQDEVYVFTPKGDVINLPAGSTPLDFAYTIHTDVGHRCIGAKVNNQIVTLEYKLKTGDFVEILTSKTTSGPSKDWLKIVKSSRARNKIRQWFTKENREESEDAGRDMLQKELRKIETGMKSPMTVKVLEAVVKELNFTRIEDVYASIGAGKTSAKQVVGRIADAIAKSKDGERAEADYGIEELQLEITQKRKPRRVSRSGVIVKGLDDVLVRVAHCCNPVPGDDIMGFVTRGRGVSVHRSDCSNAKQLKQTAPDRLIEVSWDERRPSAFQVEVEIEALDRPKLLRDVSTVLGDAGVNILSAAVTTNREHIAVLRFVFEIGDISHLQTIIGNVRKVPAVYEVYRVEPNTPRRQKIVAKSGDEGGGKR, encoded by the coding sequence TTGGCGAGAATCCGAAGTCTCATAAACAAAGTAAAACGATATAATCCGGGCGCCGATATCGATGCGATACGCAAGGCATACAATCTTGCCCGCAAACTCCATGTAGACCAATACAGGAAGTCGGGTGAGGACTTTGTCTCGCACCCGGTCGAGGTCGCCGATATCCTCGCCGATTTAGGTATGGATACTACGACTATTTTGGCGGCGCTCCTCCACGATGTCGTCGAGGATACGAGCATCTCCCTGGACGACCTGCGAGACGAGGTAAGCGAGGACGTCGTCGCCCTCATCGACGGCGTCACCAAGCTCGGCAAAATCGAATTTCGAAGCCGCGAGGAAGAGCAGGCGGAGAACTTACGAAAAATGTTCATCGCCATGGCCAAAGACATAAGGGTAATCATCATCAAGCTGGCCGACCGGCTCCATAATATGCGCACCATCCGCCACCTGGATTTGCCCAAACAGCAGCTGAAAGCGGAGGAGACCCTCGAAATTTACGCGCCGCTCGCGCACCGGCTCGGCATCATGTCCCTCAAATGGGAACTCGAAGACCTCTCTTTTCAGGCGTTAGAGACAAAGATGTACGATAAAATACAGAACATGGTCGCCGAGCGCCGTTCCGAGCGCGAAGAGTACCTTAGAAATGTCATAAAGGCGCTCGACCGCGAACTCAAAGCCGTCCATATCGAAGCGGAGATAAGCGGGCGCCCCAAGCATTTTTACAGCATCTACGAGAAGATGGTCAAGAAGGGGCGAGATTTCAGCGAGATTTACGACCTTTCGGCCGTTCGCGTACTCGTCGATTCGATAAAAGACTGCTACGGCGCGCTCGGTATAATCCACGCGATGTGGAAGCCGGTGCCGGGGCGTTTTAAAGATTTTGTGGCGATGCCCAAGTTCAACATGTACCAGTCGCTCCACACGACTGTCGTCGGCCCGATGGGAAAGCCTCTCGAAATACAGATACGCACCTACCAGATGCACCGCACCGCCGAATACGGAATCGCGGCGCACTGGCATTATAAAGAAGGCGGAAAAGAGGATAAGTTCGACGAGCGCCTCATCTGGTTGCGCCAGATGCTTGAATGGCAAAGTGAGCTGAACGACCCGCGCGATTTTATGGAGTCGCTCAAGATAGACCTCTTCCAGGACGAGGTCTATGTCTTTACGCCAAAAGGCGACGTCATAAACCTGCCGGCCGGCTCGACCCCGCTGGATTTCGCGTACACCATCCACACCGACGTGGGGCATAGGTGTATCGGGGCTAAAGTAAACAACCAGATAGTCACGCTCGAATATAAGCTGAAGACAGGGGACTTCGTCGAAATCTTGACCTCCAAGACGACCTCGGGCCCGAGCAAAGACTGGCTCAAGATAGTAAAAAGCTCGCGCGCCAGGAACAAGATTCGCCAATGGTTCACCAAAGAGAACCGCGAGGAGAGCGAAGATGCGGGTCGCGATATGCTCCAGAAAGAGCTGCGCAAAATAGAGACAGGGATGAAATCGCCGATGACCGTTAAGGTGCTCGAAGCGGTCGTCAAAGAACTCAACTTCACGAGGATTGAAGATGTCTACGCGAGCATCGGGGCTGGTAAAACCTCTGCCAAGCAGGTCGTGGGTCGGATTGCCGACGCAATCGCCAAAAGCAAAGACGGCGAAAGGGCGGAGGCCGATTACGGGATTGAAGAGCTTCAACTCGAAATTACCCAGAAACGCAAACCGCGTCGGGTAAGCCGTTCGGGTGTCATCGTCAAAGGCCTCGACGACGTCCTCGTGCGGGTCGCGCACTGCTGCAACCCGGTACCCGGCGACGACATCATGGGCTTTGTGACCAGGGGCAGGGGTGTCTCGGTTCACAGAAGCGATTGCTCCAACGCCAAACAGTTAAAACAGACCGCGCCGGATAGGCTGATAGAGGTCTCCTGGGATGAGCGCAGGCCATCCGCGTTCCAGGTAGAGGTGGAAATCGAGGCGCTCGACAGGCCGAAACTCTTACGCGACGTCAGCACGGTCTTGGGCGACGCGGGAGTCAACATTCTTTCGGCGGCGGTCACGACTAACAGGGAACACATCGCGGTTCTGCGGTTCGTCTTCGAGATTGGCGACATCAGCCACCTCCAGACGATAATCGGTAATGTGCGAAAGGTGCCGGCGGTCTATGAGGTCTATCGTGTAGAGCCGAATACGCCGCGCCGCCAGAAAATCGTAGCGAAGTCGGGCGATGAGGGCGGCGGGAAGCGCTAG
- a CDS encoding cation:proton antiporter has protein sequence MELAFLQDIVAVFALAIIIIFFCHRLRIPTIVGFLVTGILAGPHVFGIISADHDVESLAEIGVVLLLFTIGLEFSFKHLLQIKKSVLLGGSLQVVLTFLAGFGIAAQLGRPFGQSVFIGFLLSLSSTAIVMKLIQERAEIDSPHGRTALGILIFQDIIIVPMILFTPLLAGAQDDVWASLLILLGKGIAIIALVIVSARWLAPYLLYQIARTRDRELFLFGIMVLGLAVAWLTSSVGLSLALGAFLAGLIISESEYSHQALGNILPFKDIFTSFFFISIGMLLDAEVILAQPLFIAFITLGVLLLKAVIASFSVALLGLPIRTAILSGFALGQVGEFAFVLAGTGTTYGLLAGDTYQLFLAVSIMTMALTPVMIAVSPRAADFVAALPMPDRIKFGFSPTVYKKAESKAEHLVIVGFGFNGRNVARAAAAANIPYYIIEMNAEAVRAERKQGEPIIYGDATHEAVLEQVDIQDARVVVIAISDPAATRRITEIVRRLSPKAYIIVRTRYVLELEPLHEIGADEVIPEEFETSVEIFTRVLKKYLVPADEIEEFVDDVRAGSYEMFRSLSKRTTSFSDFKLHLPDIQIRTFRIGENSIVNGKTLGDIAMRKSYGVSVLAIRRDGEMISNPHGDTDVHAGDLVVVVGTRDKIVTVAPMLRG, from the coding sequence GTGGAACTAGCATTCTTGCAGGACATCGTCGCTGTATTCGCGCTGGCTATAATTATAATCTTCTTCTGCCATCGGCTTCGCATCCCGACGATAGTCGGCTTTCTGGTCACCGGCATACTCGCCGGCCCCCATGTATTCGGAATCATCAGCGCCGATCATGACGTCGAGAGTCTGGCTGAAATCGGCGTCGTCCTTCTGCTCTTCACTATCGGCTTGGAATTCTCGTTCAAGCATCTGCTCCAAATCAAGAAATCGGTGCTCTTGGGCGGCTCGCTCCAGGTAGTCCTAACGTTCTTGGCCGGTTTCGGGATTGCCGCGCAATTGGGGCGGCCCTTCGGCCAATCGGTCTTCATCGGCTTTCTGCTCTCGCTCAGCAGTACCGCTATCGTTATGAAGCTCATCCAAGAGAGGGCCGAGATAGACAGCCCGCATGGGCGAACCGCGCTCGGAATTCTTATCTTCCAGGATATAATCATCGTGCCGATGATTCTCTTTACACCGCTACTCGCCGGCGCCCAGGATGATGTCTGGGCGTCGCTCTTAATACTTCTGGGTAAGGGTATAGCGATAATCGCGCTGGTTATAGTGAGCGCCCGGTGGCTCGCGCCGTATCTCTTATACCAAATCGCGCGCACCCGCGACCGCGAACTCTTTCTCTTCGGCATCATGGTTCTCGGCCTCGCGGTGGCGTGGCTTACATCGAGCGTGGGGCTTTCGCTCGCTCTCGGAGCGTTCCTGGCGGGCCTTATCATATCCGAATCCGAATATAGCCATCAGGCACTCGGCAACATCCTGCCGTTTAAGGATATCTTTACGAGCTTCTTCTTTATTTCTATCGGCATGCTCCTCGATGCCGAGGTCATCCTCGCTCAACCGCTCTTCATCGCTTTCATCACGTTAGGCGTACTGCTGCTCAAGGCCGTTATCGCAAGCTTTTCGGTCGCGCTATTGGGGCTACCCATAAGAACCGCGATTCTCTCCGGATTCGCGCTCGGCCAGGTCGGCGAGTTCGCGTTTGTGCTGGCGGGTACCGGCACAACCTACGGCTTGCTCGCGGGCGATACCTATCAGCTCTTTCTCGCCGTATCTATCATGACGATGGCGCTGACACCGGTTATGATAGCGGTATCACCGCGTGCAGCGGATTTTGTGGCGGCGCTGCCTATGCCCGATAGAATCAAGTTCGGCTTCAGCCCGACCGTCTACAAAAAAGCCGAGTCCAAGGCGGAACATCTCGTTATTGTCGGCTTCGGTTTTAACGGCAGAAACGTAGCGCGCGCGGCCGCCGCCGCGAATATCCCCTACTACATAATCGAAATGAACGCCGAGGCGGTAAGGGCCGAGCGAAAGCAAGGTGAGCCTATTATTTATGGCGACGCTACACACGAGGCGGTCCTGGAGCAAGTCGATATACAAGACGCGCGCGTCGTAGTCATCGCAATCTCCGACCCGGCGGCTACCAGGCGCATTACCGAGATTGTCCGGCGCCTTAGCCCGAAAGCTTATATTATCGTGAGAACGAGGTATGTGCTCGAACTCGAGCCGCTCCATGAAATCGGCGCCGACGAGGTGATTCCGGAAGAGTTTGAGACCTCGGTCGAGATTTTCACGCGCGTTCTTAAGAAATATCTGGTACCCGCCGACGAGATAGAGGAGTTCGTCGACGATGTTCGCGCCGGCAGTTATGAGATGTTTAGAAGCCTCTCTAAGCGGACGACGTCGTTCTCCGATTTCAAACTCCACCTGCCCGATATTCAGATAAGGACCTTTCGCATAGGCGAAAACTCCATCGTCAATGGGAAGACTCTCGGCGATATCGCGATGAGAAAGAGCTACGGGGTCTCTGTTCTCGCCATCCGCAGAGATGGCGAGATGATATCGAACCCGCATGGAGACACCGATGTTCATGCGGGAGACCTGGTCGTAGTGGTAGGGACGCGCGATAAAATAGTCACGGTCGCTCCGATGCTCAGAGGTTAG
- the secF gene encoding protein translocase subunit SecF has protein sequence MLNLDILGKKNVWFAISGVVLALSLIGMLVIGFNYSIDFKGGSSSDVKFEKAASVEEIRSVLKEQGLGESKIQPIENIVGTDAGALTSTTKGSMMLLRTTELSTEQEAELFKALDAKFGVVDRQTKTVDASWGALITERAVYAFVAALILLLVFITVRYEFKMSVAAILALFHDIIITAGVYALVGREVNPNMIAALITILGYSLYDTIVVFHRIKENSPGIVRTTYEAMANKSINQVFMRSVNTSLTTLLPIVAIMLFGGETLKDFAFALMVGTIVGAYSSIFFAAPIFVVWKEAEPYYRNLKNKYGKDAIARASTS, from the coding sequence ATGCTTAATCTCGATATCTTAGGCAAGAAGAATGTGTGGTTTGCGATATCCGGAGTAGTGCTTGCGTTGAGCCTCATCGGAATGCTGGTAATAGGGTTCAACTATAGTATCGATTTCAAAGGCGGAAGCTCCTCGGATGTCAAGTTCGAAAAGGCCGCGTCGGTCGAGGAGATCCGCTCGGTACTTAAAGAGCAGGGACTGGGTGAGAGCAAGATTCAGCCTATAGAGAACATCGTCGGCACCGACGCGGGCGCGCTTACCTCGACAACGAAGGGTTCGATGATGCTCTTACGCACGACGGAACTATCGACCGAGCAGGAGGCCGAGCTTTTCAAGGCGCTCGACGCGAAATTCGGTGTTGTCGACCGGCAAACGAAGACGGTCGACGCGAGTTGGGGAGCGCTAATTACCGAGCGCGCGGTGTACGCGTTTGTCGCCGCGTTAATCCTGCTCTTGGTCTTTATCACGGTGCGCTACGAGTTCAAGATGTCGGTAGCGGCGATTCTCGCGCTCTTCCACGACATAATCATAACGGCCGGAGTATACGCGCTTGTCGGGCGTGAGGTGAACCCGAACATGATAGCGGCGCTCATAACTATCCTGGGCTACTCGCTCTATGACACGATTGTCGTCTTCCATAGAATCAAGGAGAACTCCCCCGGCATAGTTCGCACGACCTATGAGGCGATGGCGAACAAGTCGATCAATCAGGTCTTCATGAGGTCGGTAAACACCTCGTTGACGACGCTTCTGCCGATTGTAGCGATCATGCTCTTCGGTGGCGAGACTTTGAAAGATTTCGCGTTCGCGCTGATGGTGGGGACAATCGTCGGTGCGTACTCATCGATATTCTTCGCCGCGCCGATCTTCGTCGTCTGGAAGGAGGCGGAGCCGTATTACCGCAACTTGAAAAACAAATACGGCAAGGACGCCATAGCACGGGCTTCAACGTCGTAG
- the secD gene encoding protein translocase subunit SecD, translating to MTDKQKHLLSLGLVLIMIGLSIVMIFPIEKSAKLGLDLRGGLQVTYEAKDSPEVKVTEERMEQAEFVLNQRVNALGVAEPEIQREGARNIVVQLPGVKDPERAKEILGKAAVLEFAIVQDAYAAINDMAELNKQKLEGKPVLGPVELTGDTISSAQATFGGEIGAQPIVNMTFNNEGAVKFGQITANNVDKRLAIVLDDQIITAPNIRGAIPDGKAVIEGIGSIDEAKEIAIVLNSGSIPVTLEILEYRRVGATLGAEALRAGVIAGIAGYLFVALYLLFYYQGLGLITWLGITTYAILFWGVVAAMGQFYGWTLTLPGIAGLILSLGIAADSKIIIFERIKEEVREGKTFRTAADSGFWHGFKTSLDADLVTMLVMFVVFLVGVSQIRGFALALIIGLALDIVLMLLFTRPTLGLLAQIWPIKSPNLLVRVGKVRQNA from the coding sequence TTGACTGACAAGCAAAAGCACCTGTTATCCCTCGGTCTAGTGCTGATCATGATTGGGCTTTCTATCGTAATGATATTTCCGATCGAAAAATCGGCTAAACTCGGCCTTGACCTGAGGGGCGGCCTGCAAGTTACTTACGAGGCGAAGGACTCGCCTGAAGTCAAGGTAACGGAAGAACGGATGGAGCAGGCGGAATTCGTACTCAACCAGCGCGTCAACGCGCTCGGTGTCGCCGAACCCGAGATTCAGCGGGAAGGCGCGCGCAACATCGTCGTTCAGCTCCCGGGAGTAAAAGACCCGGAGCGGGCGAAAGAGATTCTTGGAAAAGCCGCCGTTCTCGAGTTCGCAATCGTTCAGGACGCGTATGCCGCAATCAACGACATGGCCGAGTTGAACAAGCAGAAGCTTGAAGGCAAGCCCGTGCTGGGTCCGGTAGAATTGACCGGCGACACAATCAGCAGCGCGCAAGCGACTTTCGGTGGGGAAATCGGCGCCCAGCCGATAGTCAATATGACCTTCAACAACGAGGGCGCTGTGAAGTTCGGCCAAATCACCGCGAACAATGTCGACAAGCGACTCGCCATAGTCCTCGATGACCAGATAATCACGGCTCCCAATATTAGGGGCGCCATCCCGGACGGAAAAGCCGTCATCGAGGGTATCGGCTCGATAGATGAGGCGAAAGAGATCGCTATCGTCTTAAATAGCGGCTCCATCCCAGTGACCCTCGAAATCCTCGAGTATCGCCGGGTCGGCGCCACGCTCGGTGCCGAAGCGCTGCGGGCGGGTGTTATCGCCGGCATCGCGGGCTATTTGTTTGTCGCGTTATATCTGCTCTTCTACTATCAGGGCCTCGGTCTTATTACGTGGTTGGGCATTACGACCTACGCGATATTATTCTGGGGAGTCGTCGCCGCGATGGGGCAGTTTTATGGTTGGACGCTAACGCTCCCCGGTATCGCCGGCCTTATCTTAAGCCTGGGCATAGCGGCCGACTCTAAAATAATCATCTTCGAGCGCATAAAGGAAGAGGTGCGCGAAGGAAAGACCTTTAGGACGGCGGCGGACAGCGGGTTCTGGCACGGCTTCAAGACGAGTCTCGACGCCGATTTGGTGACGATGCTCGTAATGTTCGTGGTCTTCTTAGTGGGTGTGAGCCAGATTCGCGGCTTCGCGCTCGCGCTCATCATCGGCTTGGCCCTAGATATCGTTTTGATGCTCTTATTTACGAGGCCGACGCTTGGTTTGCTGGCTCAGATATGGCCGATCAAGAGTCCGAACCTCCTTGTCAGAGTCGGGAAGGTGAGGCAAAATGCTTAA
- a CDS encoding HD domain-containing protein, whose product MPVTLAEIKEDSYVKAYITQADKHMEAIGFTEHGFRHAELVSNISMNVLRRLHFPDREAELAGMAGYLHDIGNAIGRSFHAVSAAMLAQSVLIRLGMSPEEMMVVMNAIGNHEEDYGMATSTISAAIILGDKTDVHRSRVRTPDPLTRDIHDRVNLAAQRSFLRVDNDRKLIELEIDIDTTISQVMEYFEIFLSRMVICRRAAEFLGCEFGLVINGVKLL is encoded by the coding sequence ATGCCCGTAACTCTAGCTGAAATCAAAGAAGACTCTTATGTGAAAGCGTATATCACGCAGGCGGACAAACACATGGAAGCCATCGGCTTCACGGAACACGGATTCCGCCACGCCGAACTCGTCTCCAATATCTCCATGAATGTCTTGCGCAGGCTGCATTTCCCGGACCGTGAAGCCGAACTGGCCGGGATGGCCGGTTATTTGCACGATATCGGGAACGCGATAGGGCGTAGCTTCCACGCGGTCTCGGCCGCGATGCTCGCGCAGTCGGTACTGATACGTCTCGGCATGTCTCCCGAGGAGATGATGGTTGTCATGAACGCTATCGGCAACCACGAGGAAGATTATGGAATGGCGACGAGCACGATAAGCGCGGCGATTATTCTTGGCGATAAGACCGATGTTCATCGCAGCAGGGTTCGCACACCGGACCCGTTGACGCGCGACATCCACGACCGGGTCAACCTCGCCGCTCAGCGCTCGTTTTTGCGGGTCGATAACGACCGCAAGCTGATCGAGCTGGAAATAGATATCGATACCACTATCAGCCAGGTGATGGAGTATTTTGAGATATTCCTATCGCGTATGGTAATATGCCGTAGGGCGGCCGAATTTCTAGGATGCGAGTTCGGTCTGGTTATAAACGGAGTAAAACTTCTGTAG